GTCGAGCCGTTTCAGCGTGACGTGCTCGGCCGGTACGACATCGCCACGTCGCACCGCTCGTAGCGCGCCCCGAACTGGCGCATGATCTCGGCGTCGTGCACGAAGCCGACCTTCTCGTAGAGATGGATGGCCGCCGCGCACTTCTCGTTGGTCAGCAGATAGACCTTGGCGAAACCCAGGCTGGAGGCCCGCTCCAGGGTCTTGGCGAGCAGGAACTCGCCGATCTTCAGGCCCCGGGCGCTCTTCAGGACGCCCATCTTGGTCAGCTCGACCCAGCCGTCCTTGGACACCATCAGGGCGCAGGTCCCGACCACGCCCAGCTCCGGCGTCTCGGCGAATAGGACCATCCCGCCCTTGTCGAGGATCAGCTCGCGCGGCTTCGACAGGAGCGCGATGTCGTTCTCCTCGAGGGCGAACATGTCCTCGATCCACTCCGCGTTGATCCGATAAAACGCGTCGGCCAGGTCGTCGGAGAAGTCGCGCGCCCACATCGTGGGCGGACCGGCGGCCTCGATCCGGCTCAGCAGCGAGGCCTCGGCAAGCCGCGCCTCCACCCTGGCCAGGCTCTGCATGAAGTCACCCGATAGCCCCTCGATCAGCGAGGCGGCGGCGGGCTCGATGCGCGGCAATAGCTGCGTCTGGATGCGGGCCACCAGGGCCTCGCCGCTCTCCGTCAGCGCCAGGCGTTTCGAGCGCTGATCGCCCGGCGAGGGCCGCGCTTCGACGAAGTCCTTGAGTGTCCCGAGAGCGCGGGACACCGTGGGCTGGGCAAGCTGCAGGCGCTCGGCCAGCTCGCCCACCGTGATCGGGCCGTGCAGGCGGATCGTCATCAGCAGCGACATCTGGGCCGGCTGGACCGGAAGGTCCAGCGATCGGGCCACATCGGCGGCGTCGGCCTGCATCCGCTCGGCCAGGCGCTTGAGCCTGCTGCCCAGGAAGCCCAC
The Vulgatibacter incomptus DNA segment above includes these coding regions:
- a CDS encoding bifunctional helix-turn-helix transcriptional regulator/GNAT family N-acetyltransferase, whose amino-acid sequence is MQLLPLSYIARYGLEAGMEVDLLAGLGVGFLGSRLKRLAERMQADAADVARSLDLPVQPAQMSLLMTIRLHGPITVGELAERLQLAQPTVSRALGTLKDFVEARPSPGDQRSKRLALTESGEALVARIQTQLLPRIEPAAASLIEGLSGDFMQSLARVEARLAEASLLSRIEAAGPPTMWARDFSDDLADAFYRINAEWIEDMFALEENDIALLSKPRELILDKGGMVLFAETPELGVVGTCALMVSKDGWVELTKMGVLKSARGLKIGEFLLAKTLERASSLGFAKVYLLTNEKCAAAIHLYEKVGFVHDAEIMRQFGARYERCDVAMSYRPSTSR